The following are encoded in a window of Kitasatospora fiedleri genomic DNA:
- a CDS encoding ABC transporter ATP-binding protein codes for MRTAKPPVIQIRRVTKSYGHGDAVVHALRGPMTGGGEPLGVDLDIAEGDYVAVMGSSGSGKSTLMNILGCLDVPSSGRYLLDGTDVGHLDEGQLSLVRNRKIGFVFQSFNLVPRTTALAQVELPLAYAGVRAAERRRRAMAALNLVGLAERAGHKPNQLSGGQQQRVAVARALVTAPAMLLADEPTGNLDSRSTEEVLGIIDGLNALGRTVVVITHEDEVALHAKRVVRLVDGAIVSDVRQAPVDGPPPALAVAAAGVVA; via the coding sequence ATGCGCACCGCCAAGCCCCCGGTGATCCAGATCCGCCGGGTCACCAAGTCGTACGGCCACGGCGACGCCGTCGTGCACGCCCTGCGCGGGCCGATGACCGGCGGCGGCGAGCCGCTCGGCGTCGACCTGGACATCGCGGAGGGCGACTACGTCGCGGTGATGGGCTCCTCCGGCTCCGGCAAGTCGACCCTGATGAACATCCTCGGCTGCCTGGACGTGCCCAGCTCCGGCCGCTACCTGCTGGACGGCACCGACGTCGGCCACCTCGACGAGGGCCAGCTCTCGCTGGTCCGCAACCGCAAGATCGGCTTCGTGTTCCAGTCGTTCAACCTGGTGCCCCGCACCACCGCGCTGGCCCAGGTCGAGCTGCCGCTGGCCTACGCGGGCGTCCGGGCCGCCGAGCGGCGCCGCCGGGCGATGGCCGCGCTCAACCTGGTCGGCCTGGCCGAGCGGGCCGGGCACAAGCCCAACCAGCTCTCCGGCGGCCAGCAGCAGCGCGTCGCGGTGGCCCGGGCGCTGGTCACCGCGCCCGCGATGCTGCTGGCCGACGAGCCCACCGGCAACCTCGACAGCCGCTCCACCGAGGAGGTGCTGGGCATCATCGACGGACTCAACGCGCTCGGCCGCACCGTGGTGGTGATCACCCACGAGGACGAGGTGGCGCTGCACGCCAAGCGGGTGGTCCGGCTGGTCGACGGGGCGATCGTCTCCGACGTCCGGCAGGCCCCGGTCGACGGGCCGCCGCCCGCGCTGGCCGTCGCCGCCGCGGGGGTGGTCGCGTGA
- a CDS encoding ABC transporter permease translates to MIAWQMLRFAVAGLAANKVRSALTMLGVLIGVASVILLLAVGNGSSAAVKDSITSLGTNSLTVSSSASRGAATAAKKLTVDDAKALASATDAPSIKSVAPVVTTSGTALYGNVSYQPGQIVGTYPAYFETSNLKVDKGDYFSADDVLNSRKVAVLGSTTAKELFANEDPVGKRITIGGTPFTVVGVLATKGSSGFNDPDDVVVAPLPTVQNAFTGFGSVNQILVQAGSAEATTEAQSDITRILMGTHAIKDATKVDFRISNQTSLLSARESTGKTFTVLLGAVAAISLLVGGIGITNIMLVTVTERTKEIGIRKALGAPRAVILGQFLAESTLLSVIGAGLGVLAGIIGSHFSVVGIKPVVIPESVFGAFGIAVAIGLFFGSYPANRAASLRPIDALRHE, encoded by the coding sequence GTGATCGCCTGGCAGATGCTCCGCTTCGCGGTGGCCGGCCTGGCCGCCAACAAGGTCCGCTCCGCGCTGACCATGCTCGGCGTGCTGATCGGCGTGGCCTCGGTGATCCTGCTGCTCGCGGTCGGCAACGGCTCCTCGGCGGCGGTCAAGGACTCGATCACCTCGCTCGGCACCAACTCGCTGACCGTCTCCTCCTCCGCCTCGCGCGGCGCGGCGACCGCGGCCAAGAAGCTCACCGTGGACGACGCCAAGGCGCTCGCCTCGGCCACCGACGCCCCGTCCATCAAGTCGGTCGCCCCGGTGGTCACCACCAGCGGCACCGCGCTGTACGGGAACGTCTCGTACCAGCCCGGGCAGATCGTCGGCACCTACCCCGCCTACTTCGAGACCTCCAACCTGAAGGTCGACAAGGGCGACTACTTCTCCGCCGACGACGTGCTGAACTCCCGCAAGGTCGCGGTGCTCGGCTCGACCACCGCCAAGGAGCTGTTCGCGAACGAGGACCCGGTCGGCAAGAGGATCACCATCGGCGGCACCCCGTTCACCGTGGTCGGCGTGCTCGCCACCAAGGGCTCCAGCGGCTTCAACGACCCCGACGACGTGGTGGTCGCCCCGCTGCCGACCGTGCAGAACGCGTTCACCGGCTTCGGCTCGGTCAACCAGATCCTGGTGCAGGCCGGCTCCGCCGAGGCCACCACCGAGGCGCAGTCCGACATCACCCGCATCCTGATGGGCACCCACGCCATCAAGGACGCCACCAAGGTCGACTTCCGGATCAGCAACCAGACCTCGCTGCTGAGCGCCCGCGAGTCCACCGGCAAGACCTTCACCGTCCTGCTCGGCGCGGTCGCCGCGATCTCGCTGCTGGTCGGCGGCATCGGCATCACCAACATCATGCTGGTGACGGTCACCGAGCGGACCAAGGAGATCGGCATCCGCAAGGCGCTCGGCGCGCCCCGGGCGGTCATCCTCGGCCAGTTCCTCGCCGAGTCGACCCTGCTGTCGGTGATCGGCGCCGGGCTCGGCGTGCTGGCCGGGATCATCGGCTCGCACTTCTCGGTGGTCGGCATCAAGCCGGTGGTGATCCCCGAGTCGGTGTTCGGCGCGTTCGGCATCGCCGTCGCCATCGGACTGTTCTTCGGCAGCTACCCCGCCAACCGGGCCGCCTCGCTGCGCCCGATCGACGCCCTCCGGCACGAATAA
- a CDS encoding DUF5666 domain-containing protein — protein MSDDQELLATAPDARDITAELAAPPRRKLPWPTLALAGCVIAVLSFAGGVWYQKDSGTGGGTAANRAGASNERFPGGGTGRGGYGGGYGGGQNGQAGGAGQFPGGAAAGFTRGTVKSVDGNTVYLTEANGTTVKVTTQDSTKVTTTKEGKVGDLQPGQTVTVTGSKADDGSYNATQLTEGNAAGGFGGFGGARGGGNGTATGGGNGGGSGTGSGTSG, from the coding sequence ATGTCTGACGACCAGGAGCTGCTGGCCACCGCGCCGGACGCCCGCGACATCACCGCCGAGCTGGCCGCGCCACCGCGCCGCAAGCTCCCCTGGCCGACCCTGGCGCTGGCCGGCTGCGTCATCGCGGTGCTCTCCTTCGCGGGCGGCGTCTGGTACCAGAAGGACAGCGGCACCGGCGGCGGCACCGCCGCCAACCGGGCGGGCGCCTCGAACGAGCGCTTCCCCGGCGGCGGCACCGGCCGCGGCGGCTACGGCGGCGGGTACGGCGGCGGCCAGAACGGCCAGGCCGGCGGCGCCGGCCAGTTCCCCGGCGGCGCGGCGGCCGGCTTCACCCGCGGCACCGTGAAGTCGGTGGACGGCAACACCGTCTACCTGACCGAGGCCAACGGCACCACCGTCAAGGTCACCACCCAGGACTCCACCAAGGTCACCACCACCAAGGAGGGCAAGGTCGGCGACCTCCAGCCCGGCCAGACCGTCACCGTGACCGGCAGCAAGGCCGACGACGGCTCCTACAACGCCACCCAGCTCACCGAGGGCAACGCGGCGGGCGGCTTCGGCGGCTTCGGCGGCGCCCGGGGCGGCGGTAACGGCACGGCCACCGGCGGTGGCAACGGCGGAGGGTCCGGTACCGGTTCGGGCACGAGCGGATGA
- a CDS encoding response regulator transcription factor, producing MSGAVQSNPAAATQVGGEPFLLVVDDEPNIRELLSASLRFSGFRVASAATGQEALDAVAAERPDLVVLDVMLPDLDGFTVVQRLRDQTQWPQSPEHVPVLFLTAKDGTGDKVQGLAVGADDYVTKPFSLEELIARIRAILRRAGGPADDGRLVVADLTLDPTAHEVTRGGVPVSLSPTEFKLLHYLMANVGRVVSKAQILDHVWAYDFGGDLSIVESYISYLRRKLDSGPVHGPKLIHTVRGIGYALRRPPNS from the coding sequence GTGTCAGGCGCAGTGCAGTCGAACCCGGCCGCGGCGACCCAGGTCGGCGGCGAGCCGTTCCTGCTGGTGGTCGACGACGAGCCGAACATCCGCGAGCTGCTCTCGGCCAGCCTGCGGTTCTCCGGCTTCCGGGTGGCCTCCGCCGCCACCGGCCAGGAGGCCCTGGACGCGGTCGCCGCCGAGCGCCCCGACCTGGTCGTCCTGGACGTGATGCTGCCCGACCTGGACGGCTTCACCGTGGTGCAGCGGCTGCGCGACCAGACCCAGTGGCCGCAGAGCCCCGAGCACGTCCCGGTGCTGTTCCTGACCGCCAAGGACGGCACCGGCGACAAGGTGCAGGGCCTGGCGGTCGGCGCCGACGACTACGTCACCAAGCCGTTCAGCCTGGAGGAGCTGATCGCCCGGATCCGGGCGATCCTGCGCCGGGCCGGCGGCCCGGCCGACGACGGCCGCCTGGTGGTGGCCGACCTCACCCTGGACCCGACCGCGCACGAGGTGACCCGCGGCGGCGTCCCGGTCTCGCTCTCGCCCACCGAGTTCAAGCTGCTGCACTACCTGATGGCCAACGTCGGCCGGGTGGTCTCCAAGGCGCAGATCCTCGACCACGTGTGGGCCTACGACTTCGGCGGCGACCTGTCCATCGTCGAGTCGTACATCTCCTACCTGCGCCGCAAGCTCGACTCCGGCCCGGTGCACGGCCCCAAGCTGATCCACACGGTGCGCGGCATCGGCTACGCGCTGCGCCGCCCGCCGAACAGCTGA
- a CDS encoding sensor histidine kinase, which yields MARFSLRVRLLVLALLLVTTGLVVSDTLVLGTVRGQLVDRADEQLDRFAEPLSRRPPSRQTTASVFSSTQTAGRRSGQSLPSEYVVRYLAEDGSVLSVIRQPLSDSDPAPQLPALDRTGLTDRLDEPFTASGPKAGEWRSMVLPLQRASGTDLAAPKYVQVAVPLADVQSTISHLRTTFLTIGAAVLAGLAGLGALAVRAGLRPLRQLEAGAQRIADGDLSYRMPDLPVRTEAGRLSAALNGMLTHIETAFAARAASEQRMRRFVADASHELRTPLAGIRGFAELHRMGALQDVDRAMDRIESEAVRLGALVEDLLMLARLDEERPLNLAPMDLRTLAADALHDLTALDPGRPVALTGPNGQGAPQPAPVLGDEARLRQVVTNLVGNAAKHTPSGTAVRIGVGRAEGACLLEVADRGPGLTEEQAALVFERFYRADAARTRRAGEAGGSGLGLAIASALVSAHGGELTLRTAPGEGAVFRLSLPLQR from the coding sequence GTGGCCCGCTTCTCGCTGCGCGTGCGCCTGCTGGTGCTCGCGCTGCTCCTGGTCACCACCGGCCTGGTGGTGAGCGACACCCTGGTGCTGGGCACCGTCCGCGGGCAGCTGGTGGACCGGGCCGACGAGCAGCTCGACCGGTTCGCCGAACCGCTCTCCCGCCGCCCGCCGAGCCGACAGACCACCGCCTCGGTGTTCAGCAGCACGCAGACCGCCGGCCGCCGCTCCGGACAGAGCCTGCCCAGCGAGTACGTGGTGCGCTACCTGGCCGAGGACGGCTCGGTGCTGTCGGTGATCCGGCAGCCGCTGAGCGACTCCGACCCGGCCCCGCAGCTGCCCGCGCTGGACCGCACGGGGCTGACCGACCGGCTGGACGAGCCGTTCACCGCCTCCGGGCCGAAGGCCGGCGAGTGGCGCTCGATGGTGCTGCCGCTGCAACGCGCCTCCGGCACCGACCTGGCCGCCCCCAAGTACGTGCAGGTCGCGGTGCCGCTGGCGGACGTCCAGTCCACCATCTCGCACCTGCGCACCACCTTCCTGACCATCGGCGCCGCGGTGCTGGCCGGCCTGGCCGGGCTCGGCGCGCTCGCGGTCCGGGCCGGGCTGCGCCCGCTGCGCCAACTGGAGGCGGGCGCCCAGCGGATCGCCGACGGCGACCTGTCGTACCGGATGCCGGACCTGCCGGTGCGCACCGAGGCGGGCCGGCTGTCCGCCGCGCTGAACGGGATGCTCACCCACATCGAGACGGCGTTCGCCGCCCGGGCCGCCTCGGAGCAGCGGATGCGCCGCTTCGTCGCGGACGCCTCGCACGAGCTGCGCACCCCGCTGGCCGGCATCCGCGGCTTCGCCGAACTGCACCGGATGGGCGCGCTGCAGGACGTGGACCGGGCGATGGACCGGATCGAGTCGGAGGCGGTGCGGCTGGGCGCGCTGGTCGAGGACCTGCTGATGCTGGCCCGCCTGGACGAGGAGCGCCCGCTCAACCTGGCCCCGATGGACCTGCGCACGCTGGCCGCCGACGCCCTGCACGACCTGACCGCGCTGGACCCGGGCCGCCCGGTCGCGCTGACCGGCCCGAACGGCCAGGGCGCCCCGCAGCCCGCGCCGGTGCTGGGCGACGAGGCCCGGCTGCGCCAGGTGGTGACCAACCTGGTGGGCAACGCGGCCAAGCACACCCCGTCCGGCACCGCGGTGCGGATCGGGGTGGGCCGGGCCGAGGGCGCCTGCCTGCTGGAGGTCGCCGACCGGGGTCCGGGCCTGACCGAGGAGCAGGCCGCCCTGGTCTTCGAGCGCTTCTACCGGGCGGACGCGGCGCGCACCCGCCGGGCCGGCGAGGCCGGGGGATCGGGCCTGGGCCTGGCGATCGCCAGCGCCCTGGTGTCGGCGCACGGCGGCGAGCTGACCCTGCGCACCGCGCCGGGCGAGGGCGCGGTCTTCCGGCTCTCGCTGCCGCTGCAGCGCTGA
- a CDS encoding cytochrome ubiquinol oxidase subunit I, giving the protein MDLAVAHETISRWQFGITTVYHFLFVPLTISLASIVAGLQTAWVRTGKEKYFHATKFWGKLFLINIAMGVVTGIVQEFQFGMNWSDYSRFVGDVFGAPLAMEALIAFFFESTFIGLWIFGWDRLPKKIHLACIWLVAIGTALSAYFILAANSWMQHPVGYKIDPATGKAQLTDIVRVLTQNTTVVQVFHTLTASFLTGAAFVVGIASHHLWRAKRGKQPDGRKTAAMRTSLRVGLAIAVVAGLGTAISGDTLGKVMFEQQPMKMAAAEALWDTQAPAPFSVFAVGDVSQGHNSVELEIPGILSFLAHNDFSSPVPGINDTAAAEAARYGGQPDDYIPNIFVTYWGFRLMIGFGMTSFVAALIGLWTTRRRFWLAPEHRTGEDEPPKLMLTRNREMSVFFTRWSWRIGILTMGFPLLANSFGWIFTEMGRQPWVVFGLMRTRDAVSPNVTVGTQLVGLTTLTVLYAVLAVIEVRLLAKYAAAGPNTAEQPPAKDPTLRGPSDDEDADRPLAFAY; this is encoded by the coding sequence GTGGACCTAGCAGTCGCTCACGAGACCATCTCGCGATGGCAGTTCGGCATCACCACCGTCTACCACTTCCTCTTCGTGCCGCTCACCATCAGCCTGGCCTCGATCGTGGCCGGTCTGCAGACCGCCTGGGTCCGCACCGGCAAGGAGAAGTACTTCCACGCCACCAAGTTCTGGGGCAAGCTCTTCCTGATCAACATCGCCATGGGCGTGGTCACCGGCATCGTCCAGGAGTTCCAGTTCGGCATGAACTGGTCCGACTACTCCCGCTTCGTCGGCGACGTGTTCGGCGCCCCGCTGGCGATGGAGGCGCTGATCGCCTTCTTCTTCGAGTCCACCTTCATCGGCCTGTGGATCTTCGGCTGGGACCGGCTCCCGAAGAAGATCCACCTGGCCTGCATCTGGCTGGTGGCGATCGGCACCGCGCTGTCCGCCTACTTCATCCTGGCCGCCAACTCCTGGATGCAGCACCCGGTCGGCTACAAGATCGACCCGGCCACCGGCAAGGCCCAGCTCACCGACATCGTCCGGGTGCTGACCCAGAACACCACCGTGGTGCAGGTCTTCCACACCCTCACCGCCTCCTTCCTCACCGGCGCCGCCTTCGTGGTCGGCATCGCCAGCCACCACCTGTGGCGGGCCAAGCGCGGCAAGCAGCCCGACGGCCGCAAGACCGCCGCGATGCGCACCTCGCTGCGGGTCGGCCTGGCCATCGCGGTGGTCGCCGGCCTGGGCACCGCGATCAGCGGCGACACCCTCGGCAAGGTGATGTTCGAGCAGCAGCCGATGAAGATGGCCGCCGCCGAGGCCCTGTGGGACACCCAGGCGCCCGCCCCGTTCTCGGTGTTCGCGGTCGGCGACGTCTCGCAGGGGCACAACTCGGTCGAGCTGGAGATCCCCGGGATACTGTCCTTCCTCGCCCACAACGACTTCTCCTCCCCGGTGCCCGGCATCAACGACACCGCCGCCGCCGAGGCCGCCCGGTACGGCGGGCAGCCGGACGACTACATCCCCAACATCTTCGTCACCTACTGGGGCTTCCGGCTGATGATCGGCTTCGGCATGACGTCCTTCGTCGCCGCGCTGATCGGCCTCTGGACCACCCGCCGGAGGTTCTGGCTCGCCCCCGAGCACCGCACCGGCGAGGACGAGCCGCCCAAGCTGATGCTCACCAGGAACCGCGAGATGAGCGTCTTCTTCACCCGGTGGAGCTGGCGGATCGGCATCCTCACCATGGGCTTCCCGCTGCTCGCCAACAGCTTCGGCTGGATCTTCACCGAGATGGGCCGCCAGCCCTGGGTGGTGTTCGGCCTGATGCGCACCCGCGACGCGGTCTCCCCCAACGTCACCGTCGGCACCCAGCTGGTCGGCCTGACCACCCTCACCGTGCTGTACGCGGTGCTCGCCGTCATCGAGGTCAGGCTGCTCGCCAAGTACGCCGCCGCCGGGCCGAACACGGCCGAGCAGCCGCCCGCCAAGGACCCGACGCTGCGCGGCCCCTCCGACGACGAGGACGCCGACCGGCCCCTCGCCTTCGCGTACTGA
- the cydB gene encoding cytochrome d ubiquinol oxidase subunit II, with protein MHLHDLWFILIAVLWIGYFFLEGFDFGIGVLTRLLARDTTERRVLINTIGPVWDGNEVWLLTAGGATFAAFPDWYATLFSGFFIPLLLILVCLIVRGVAFEYRAKREDARWQRNWELAIFWTSLLPAFLWGVAFANIVHGVDIDRDKNYVGTLWDLLNPYALLGGLTTLVLFTFHGAVFASLKTSGDIRVRARAQATGLGLATAVLAAVFLVWTQQHSGNGWSLAALVVAVLALLGALGANRLAREGWAFTLSGLTVVAAVGMLFLALFPDVMPSTLDGAWSLTVTNASSSPYTLKVMTVVAVVFTPLVLLYQGWTYWVFRRRIGVQHIPAAAHH; from the coding sequence ATGCACCTGCACGACCTCTGGTTCATCCTGATCGCCGTCCTGTGGATCGGCTACTTCTTCCTGGAGGGCTTCGACTTCGGGATCGGCGTCCTGACCAGGCTGCTGGCCCGGGACACCACCGAGCGCCGGGTCCTGATCAACACCATCGGCCCGGTCTGGGACGGCAACGAGGTGTGGCTGCTGACCGCGGGCGGCGCCACCTTCGCGGCCTTCCCCGACTGGTACGCCACCCTGTTCAGCGGCTTCTTCATCCCGCTGCTGCTGATCCTGGTCTGCCTGATCGTCCGCGGCGTCGCCTTCGAGTACCGGGCCAAGCGCGAAGACGCCCGCTGGCAGCGCAACTGGGAACTGGCGATCTTCTGGACCTCGCTGCTGCCCGCCTTCCTGTGGGGCGTCGCCTTCGCCAACATCGTGCACGGCGTCGACATCGACCGGGACAAGAACTACGTCGGCACGCTCTGGGACCTGCTCAACCCGTACGCCCTGCTCGGCGGCCTCACCACCCTGGTGCTGTTCACCTTCCACGGCGCGGTGTTCGCCTCGCTCAAGACCAGCGGCGACATCCGGGTCCGGGCCCGCGCCCAGGCCACCGGCCTCGGCCTGGCCACCGCCGTGCTCGCCGCGGTCTTCCTGGTCTGGACGCAGCAGCACTCCGGCAACGGCTGGAGCCTGGCCGCGCTGGTGGTCGCCGTGCTCGCCCTGCTCGGCGCGCTCGGCGCCAACCGGCTGGCCCGCGAGGGCTGGGCGTTCACGCTCAGCGGCCTGACCGTCGTGGCCGCCGTCGGGATGCTCTTCCTGGCGCTGTTCCCCGACGTGATGCCCTCCACCCTGGACGGCGCCTGGTCGCTGACCGTCACCAACGCCTCCTCCTCGCCCTACACGCTCAAGGTGATGACGGTCGTCGCCGTGGTCTTCACCCCGCTCGTGCTGCTCTACCAGGGCTGGACGTACTGGGTGTTCCGCCGCCGGATCGGCGTCCAGCACATCCCCGCCGCCGCGCACCACTGA